The following nucleotide sequence is from Pseudonocardia sp. C8.
CGGCCACGGGAGGCCGGCTGGCCATCCAGGCGTCGGAGGGCCGGGGCAACACGGGCTCGGCGTTCCTGATCGAGTACCTGCCGCGCGCCTGCTGCTCCCGAGACGTGCGACGCGCGGACCCCGGCGCATCGGCGACGGCACCCGCGGCGACGGCACGTGGTCGCCACGATCGGGTGGGCGTCTGAGCCCGGATCCGCGCGCCATCCTGTCCGTGTCGTCCGCCGGAGCGGTTCACCTCGAGCCGACGAGAAGCCGGTCCACCAGGACCGGCACCGGGTCCGGGCCGGCGCCGTCGAGCACCGTCCACGGGCTCAGCCAGCCGGCGTCGGCGAGCTGCCGGTAGACGGCGTCGGTGCGGGCCTGCAGGCCGTCGTCGCTCTCGTAGGCGTCGCGCTCGCGGCCGGGCTCGGTCGCCTCCCGGGACCGGGCCCGCTCGGCGGCGAGCTCGCGGGGCGGGGCGAGGAGGAGCTGGTGGTCCGGCACCGGGATGCCGAACCGCTCGACCTCCAGGGCGTGGATCCACGCGACGACCTCGCCGCCGGCGTCCTGGCCGAGCCGGGCGGCGCTGTACGCGGCGTTCGAGGCGACGTAGCGGTCCACGAGCAGGACGTCGTGCGCGGCCAGTGCCGCCCGCA
It contains:
- a CDS encoding dTMP kinase, coding for MGRLVVIEGLDGAGKRTFAGRLTGALRAAGASVTAAAFPRYDDDVHAELARDALYGRMGDLASSVHAMAVLFALDRRGAAAGLRAALAAHDVLLVDRYVASNAAYSAARLGQDAGGEVVAWIHALEVERFGIPVPDHQLLLAPPRELAAERARSREATEPGRERDAYESDDGLQARTDAVYRQLADAGWLSPWTVLDGAGPDPVPVLVDRLLVGSR